Proteins co-encoded in one Hypanus sabinus isolate sHypSab1 chromosome 6, sHypSab1.hap1, whole genome shotgun sequence genomic window:
- the gemin4 gene encoding gem-associated protein 4: protein MEWGSWICCEKMAVLHGGFLLAEKKSEHGTLLEVKKSDWPTLGKPIVCAVQEICINEAVVGQGPGQTKLWQKKVLAFVWAKLLNSNANVASMKEKINSDAGSDRRWKEDLFFSAEGMIPEINHTVLFELVKSLRAAEDFVKLLSALPADTCRLEMTRFLDHVLDDTSDDDVAVFLDVWWELLKLNEKQRDEIAQTFGDEVKKYLARSAEEFCRSPKRLKLDPDISLLPPVSLPGSSGNLSIAPLFLDGLKRMKAHVTQYVYKCSAIVKLIDTLCKSLLSDSGVELSAEVYLQKLSSLIVLGNPLVQPFPVTTDFISIVKKSVRELRASYQKSAFQLPQAELAPGIELLADILQLWAPEIQTELENDIVSGRLALYRTVESLKYLNQVSPLFQNCKMVPQNTKEILSDLILSSSSFVQKFDSCILPDDATTVDKVKMSVALIIIDSRMERFEEIREIFVSTPSWAFSECGWLDCLERNKEIYQSTVSVLKLAGTLTDRSPCVTTDPSKVERLKNVILDCLSALSVSDKNKALLGVLTAYGGRGLCRDGGVVKGWFEEEVNMVFNCITQSEAVNSIDKAVTAVVRVAFLNPEATLQKMCRLAAVNLGAHKLLGRILKNLPALSYKDDQSSEGLNILAKCLLEISFDSLASAKEEHQFLEFLTLLMEPAEAIDQELPIPLLQPADVVKMFVLPYLTGGDSKIMFPLKVLNGALKMSATDDGTKEHWLFGCCPFPLIYALSQLLDSCILCWEDNSTKASDHVSIETKGLLTETLEMVCDAVEQIISVNPEMWSTSVCWLYRKTEHLDWTVRLWLKSIFGGHFKYEVPATLFEVCDLSDDGWSPLNLPQYGPGTGLLAWMECCSVSTHMMEQMLSHLVIDAKNDEEVNMFTKGFLIALIQLLPWCSSGEWKRLNHVVKSLLQRELLHVPFTLEYVHYLPLLNLRPFAHHLQFSQLLLRAFQLICSCSCSDWLPTSGWKYVARQCASSVTDILESVKCKLRGLAAQNVDGNQEASFVVVQLFCHVIHIMVMMPSGTSDCMYYVSLELLSQYETLVLGNTSTTGLLKKINEKHFLHSIAENLVSEEQRSVLLQKISKIC, encoded by the exons ATGGAGTGGG GATCCTGGATTTGTTGTGAGAAGATGGCAGTCCTCCATGGTGGCTTTCTATTGGCTGAGAAGAAAAGTGAACATGGAACGCTTTTGGAAGTGAAGAAATCTGATTGGCCTACCTTAGGAAAACCCATTGTTTGTGCTGTGCAAGAAATCTGTATCAATGAGGCAGTTGTGGGGCAGGGTCCTGGACAAACAAAGCTGTGGCAGAAGAAAGTGCTTGCATTTGTCTGGGCAAAGCTGCTGAACTCTAATGCAAATGTAGCTAGCATGAAGGAGAAGATAAATTCGGATGCTGGGAGTGACCGGAGATGGAAGGAAGACCTCTTCTTTTCCGCAGAAGGCATGATTCCAGAGATAAATCACACTGTGCTGTTTGAGCTGGTAAAATCATTGAGGGCTGCAGAAGACTTTGTTAAATTGCTGTCCGCATTACCCGCAGACACGTGCCGCCTGGAGATGACCCGTTTTCTGGATCACGTTCTTGACGACACTTCTGATGACGATGTGGCAGTCTTTCTGGATGTATGGTGGGAACTGCTGAAGCTAAATGAAAAACAGAGGGATGAAATTGCTCAGACGTTTGGAGATGAGGTTAAAAAGTACCTGGCACGGTCAGCTGAAGAATTCTGCCGTTCACCCAAAAGGCTCAAACTAGACCCTGATATTTCTTTGCTCCCCCCAGTGAGCTTGCCTGGATCCTCAGGCAACCTGTCCATTGCTCCTCTGTTTCTAGATGGACTTAAGAGAATGAAAGCTCATGTAACACAGTATGTCTATAAATGCTCTGCTATAGTAAAACTAATAGACACTTTATGCAAATCCCTGCTTTCTGATAGTGGTGTCGAGCTCTCTGCTGAGGTGTATTTGCAGAAACTTTCCAGTCTGATTGTGTTAGGTAATCCCTTGGTCCAACCATTTCCAGTTACCACAGATTTCATCTCAATTGTAAAGAAGTCAGTGAGGGAACTGAGAGCCTCCTACCAAAAGTCTGCGTTCCAATTGCCACAGGCTGAATTAGCTCCGGGGATTGAATTACTTGCAGACATCCTCCAGTTGTGGGCACCTGAAATTCAAACTGAGCTGGAGAATGACATTGTGAGCGGCCGCCTTGCTTTGTATAGAACAGTCGAAAGTTTGAAATACCTAAATCAAGTCAGCCCATTGTTTCAAAATTGCAAGATGGTTCCTCAAAATACAAAGGAAATTCTATCTGATTTAATACTGAGTTCATCTTCCTTTGTCCAGAAGTTTGATTCCTGCATATTGCCAGATGATGCCACTACTGTAGATAAAGTGAAGATGTCTGTGGCTTTAATAATAATTGATAGTAGAATGGAACGGTTTGAAGAGATACGTGAAATATTTGTGTCAACTCCCAGCTGGGCTTTTTCAGAGTGTGGCTGGCTCGATTGCCttgaaaggaataaagagatTTATCAAAGTACTGTTTCAGTTTTGAAGTTGGCTGGAACACTTACAGATAGGTCACCTTGTGTGACCACTGATCCATCAAAAGTCGAACGATTAAAGAATGTGATTTTGGATTGCCTGTCTGCTCTCTCAGTCTCAGACAAAAACAAAGCCCTCTTGGGAGTGCTGACTGCCTATGGTGGCAGGGGCCTCTGTAGAGACGGAGGAGTTGTCAAGGGTTGGTTTGAGGAAGAGGTGAACATGGTGTTCAATTGCATTACCCAGAGTGAGGCGGTAAATAGCATTGATAAAGCTGTGACTGCTGTCGTTAGGGTTGCTTTTTTAAATCCAGAAGCCACCCTGCAGAAAATGTGCCGCTTGGCTGCGGTGAACCTGGGTGCTCACAAGCTTCTTGGCCGGATTTTGAAGAACCTCCCGGCACTGTCGTACAAGGACGATCAATCCTCAGAAGGGCTAAATATTTTGGCAAAGTGTCTTTTGGAAATCAGCTTCGACAGTCTCGCCAGCGCCAAGGAGGAACATCAGTTTCTTGAGTTCCTGACATTGTTGATGGAACCTGCAGAGGCCATTGATCAGGAACTCCCAATTCCACTTCTTCAGCCCGCAGATGTTGTAAAGATGTTTGTTCTTCCTTATTTGACAGGAGGCGACTCCAAGATCATGTTTCCTCTCAAGGTTCTTAACGGTGCTTTAAAAATGTCTGCAACTGACGATGGAACCAAGGAGCACTGGCTATTCGGCTGCTGCCCGTTTCCTCTCATTTATGCCCTTTCTCAGCTCCTGGACAGCTGCATCTTGTGCTGGGAGGACAATAGTACTAAGGCATCCGATCATGTTTCAATAGAAACAAAGGGTCTCCTAACTGAGACATTGGAAATGGTGTGCGATGCCGTTGAGCAGATCATTTCTGTAAATCCGGAGATGTGGTCAACCTCTGTTTGTTGGCTGTACAGGAAAACTGAGCATTTGGACTGGACTGTGCGCCTTTGGTTAAAAAGCATCTTTGGGGGACATTTTAAATATGAGGTACCTGCCACGTTGTTTGAGGTGTGCGACCTTTCTGATGATGGTTGGTCGCCACTCAACCTTCCACAGTATGGTCCAGGCACTGGGCTTCTGGCCTGGATGGAGTGTTGTAGTGTTTCCACTCACATGATGGAGCAGATGTTATCCCATCTTGTAATTGATGCAAAAAATGATGAGGAAGTCAACATGTTCACGAAGGGCTTTCTAATTGCGCTGATCCAGCTCCTGCCGTGGTGCAGTTCAGGTGAATGGAAACGTCTCAACCACGTTGTGAAGAGCCTTCTACAGCGCGAGTTACTTCACGTGCCGTTTACTCTGGAATACGTTCATTACCTGCCGCTGCTTAACCTCCGACCTTTTGCACATCACTTGCAGTTCTCTCAACTCCTGCTCCGAGCCTTTCAGCTGATCTGCAGTTGTAGCTGCTCTGACTGGCTTCCGACATCAGGGTGGAAGTACGTAGCAAGGCAGTGTGCCAGCAGCGTGACAGACATTTTAGAGTCGGTTAAGTGCAAACTCAGAGGACTTGCGGCTCAGAATGTTGACGGGAATCAAGAAGCCAGCTTTGTAGTTGTGCAACTTTTTTGTCATGTAATTCATATTATGGTGATGATGCCCTCTGGGACCTCTGATTGTATGTATTATGTATCCTTGGAACTGCTTTCTCAGTATGAGACCCTGGTGTTGGGCAATACCTCTACTACTGGGTTACTTAAGAAGATCAATGAAAAACACTTCCTCCATTCCATTGCAGAGAATCTGGTCAGTGAAGAACAGCGTTCAGTTTTACTACAGAAAATCAGTAAAATATGTTGA